Proteins from a single region of Pyrus communis chromosome 6, drPyrComm1.1, whole genome shotgun sequence:
- the LOC137737298 gene encoding probable RNA-dependent RNA polymerase 1 encodes MSRTIRLYGFPSGVTAEAVVRLLENETGGGSVYAVRLRKAKDGRRYYAIVQFDTTTNAELIHYMAKAENLYYGASYLKSWEVAHDIVPNPRVSLHTFEIIKLDFGCKIATNKLFSFWNMNNVSVDFGIGLQKLVCRLKYEALEYMLELSYENIWQIELHRPRGRAAKHLLIQMYGAPRISKKVIRSSGQAYEDRSLNYFMDCDDQWVRTTDFTPSRAIGQSFALSLELPRGLKLPDFRENFPGYEKIEGNLVLEVGPPYSCNPSLGPMVVPPRGVNVPYDILFKVHSLLQLGCLPGPRLDVKFYKMVDPRRIDRACIEYALDKLYNLKETCYKPSEWLNEQYMKYLTSKRRPQSSVISLDSGLVYVRRVQITPCRVFSFGPEVNVSNRVLRNYPDDIDNFIRVSFVDEEMDRVYSADLLPRTSAAYEDGKTDIYKRILFILRNGMVIGAKKFEFLAFSSSQLRENSMWMFASRQGLTAADIREWMGDFRRIKNVAKYAARLGQSFGSSTETLNVRKHEMEVIPDVKNNKYVFSDGIGKISASFAKKVASKCGFNGTPSAFQIRYGGYKGVVAIDPTSSMKLSLRTSMSKYKSENTKLDVLACSKIQPCFLNRQLITLFSTLGVPDHVFMKKQRAAVQQLNAILTDPLKAQEALDLMSPGETTNCLKELLKCGYKPDVEPFISMMLQTFRASKLLELRTKTRIFIPDGRAMMGCLDETRKLEYGEVFVQFSGNRHTVSASNQRFFIEGEVVVAKNPCLHPGDVRVLKAVDVPELYHMVDCVVFPQKGPRPHPNECSGSDLDGDIYYVCWDKELIPRKQIKPMDYTPAPTIELDHDVTIEEVEEYFVNYMVNDSMGIIANAHTVFADKDPLKAMSEECIELAKLFSIAVDFPKTGVPAVIPPQLYAKEYPDFMEKLDKPTYQSSNVIGALFREVKDIAPHEGSITSFTRRVAKRSYDPDMEVDGFEDYIEDAIYYKGNYDYKLGNLMEYYGIKTEAEILSGSVMSMSKSFTKRRDADSVRAAVRSLRKEARAWFNEKGTGLDSGADDVYAKASAWYHVTYHPDYFGTYNEGLNRDHFISFPWCVYDKLVLIKKDKASIHMSSLGRQFWDGLHLS; translated from the exons TCTGTCTATGCTGTGAGGTTAAGAAAAGCCAAAGATGGGAGAAGATATTATGCTATTGTTCAGTTTGACACAACCACAAATGCTGAACTTATTCACTACATGGCCAAAGCTGAAAACTTGTACTATGGCGCTTCCTATCTGAAATCTTGGGAGGTGGCTCATGATATTGTACCAAACCCAAGAGTCTCTTTGCATACCTTTGAAATCATAAAGCTGGATTTTGGCTGCAAGATCGCAACAAATAAGCTATTTAGTTTCTGGAATATGAACAATGTTTCAGTGGATTTTGGGATTGGATTGCAGAAACTAGTTTGTCGTCTGAAATATGAAGCTCTGGAGTATATGCTCGAACTTTCCTATGAAAACATCTGGCAGATTGAGTTGCACCGTCCACGCGGTCGTGCTGCTAAGCATCTTCTGATTCAG ATGTACGGAGCACCTCGGATTTCTAAGAAGGTCATACGCTCTTCAGGACAAGCATATGAAGATCGTAGTCTGAACTATTTCATGGACTGTGATGACCAGTGGGTCCGGACAACTGATTTCACTCCATCACGTGCTATTGGGCAGTCTTTTGCATTAAGCTTGGAGCTTCCTCGTGGTCTCAAACTTCCAGATTTTCGAGAAAACTTTCCTGGGTATGAAAAGATTGAAGGTAACCTTGTCTTGGAGGTTGGTCCCCCTTATTCTTGCAACCCGAGTCTGGGTCCCATGGTTGTTCCTCCTCGAGGTGTCAATGTGCCATATGATATCTTGTTTAAAGTACATTCTCTGCTTCAGCTTGGGTGTCTTCCAGGGCCAAGACTTGATGTTAAATTTTATAAGATGGTTGATCCGCGCAGAATTGATCGTGCATGTATAGAGTATGCCCTagataaattatataatttgaAAGAGACCTGCTATAAACCTTCAGAGTGGCTTAATGAGCAGTACATGAAGTACCTCACGTCAAAGAGACGTCCACAGTCATCAGTCATATCCTTAGATTCTGGGTTGGTATATGTACGCAGGGTCCAAATTACACCATGTCGTGTATTTTCTTTTGGTCCTGAGGTCAATGTCTCAAATCGTGTACTACGCAATTATCCAGATGATATTGATAACTTCATTCGTGTTTCCTTTGTTGACGAGGAGATGGATCGAGTTTATTCTGCTGATTTGCTTCCACGTACTTCTGCTGCCTATGAGGATGGGAAAACTGACATCTACAAGCGGATTCTTTTTATTCTCAGAAACGGCATGGTAATTGGTGCAAAGAAATTCGAGTTTCTCGCATTCTCATCAAGTCAATTGCGAGAGAATTCTATGTGGATGTTTGCTTCAAGACAGGGACTTACTGCAGCTGATATAAGAGAGTGGATGGGGGATTTTCGTCGTATAAAAAATGTGGCAAAATATGCTGCCAGATTGGGTCAATCCTTTGGTTCGTCCACTGAAACTTTAAATGTTAGAAAACATGAAATGGAAGTTATTCCCGAtgtaaaaaacaataaatacgTCTTCTCCGATGGGATTGGGAAAATATCTGCCAGTTTTGCTAAGAAGGTGGCCTCAAAATGTGGCTTTAATGGGACTCCATCTGCCTTTCAGATTCGATATGGTGGGTACAAAGGTGTCGTGGCCATTGATCCAACTTCATCAATGAAATTATCATTGAGGACGAGCATGTCCAAGTATAAATCAGAAAACACAAAGTTAGATGTTTTAGCATGTAGCAAGATTCAACCTTGTTTTCTGAACCGCCAGTTGATAACTCTTTTCTCTACCCTTGGGGTTCCAGATCatgttttcatgaaaaaacaaAGGGCAGCTGTACAACAATTGAATGCTATATTGACTGACCCGCTTAAAGCACAAGAGGCTCTGGATTTGATGTCTCCAGGGGAGACTACCAACTGCTTGAAGGAATTGCTTAAATGTGGTTATAAACCTGATGTTGAACCATTCATTTCAATGATGCTGCAAACATTTCGGGCATCAAAGTTGCTAGAGTTGCGGACGAAAACAAGGATCTTTATTCCAGATGGACGAGCAATGATGGGATGTCTAGATGAAACCAGAAAATTGGAATATGGTGAGGTGTTTGTGCAATTCTCTGGTAACAGGCATACTGTAAGTGCATCAAACCAGCGATTCTTTATTGAGGGGGAGGTAGTTGTTGCGAAGAACCCTTGTTTGCATCCTGGCGATGTACGTGTTTTAAAGGCTGTGGATGTGCCAGAGTTGTACCATATGGTTGATTGTGTTGTTTTTCCACAAAAAGGACCAAG GCCTCATCCAAATGAATGTTCAGGAAGTGATCTTGATGGAGATATCTACTATGTTTGTTGGGACAAAGAACTAATTCCTCGGAAGCAAATCAAACCCATGGATTATACCCCAGCACCAACTATAGAATTGGATCATGATGTCACAATTGAG GAAGTTGAAGAATATTTTGTGAACTACATGGTCAATGATAGCATGGGCATAATTGCCAATGCCCACACTGTGTTTGCAGACAAAGATCCCTTAAAAGCAATGAGCGAAGAATGTATAGAGCTTGCAAAACTATTTTCAATTGCCGTTGACTTTCCAAAAACTGGTGTGCCGGCTGTAATACCTCCACAGCTATATGCCAAGGAATATCCAGATTTCATGGAAAAGCTTGACAAACCCACCTATCAGTCGTCCAATGTAATTGGAGCTCTTTTTCGTGAGGTGAAGGACATTGCGCCTCATGAAGGCTCTATCACATCCTTCACTCGTCGAGTGGCGAAGCGGTCATATGACcctgacatggaagttgatggcTTCGAGGATTACATTGAAGATGCTATCTATTACAAGGGCAATTATGATTACAAGTTGGGAAATCTGATGGAGTATTATGGGATCAAGACAGAGGCTGAAATACTTAGTGGGAGTGTTATGAGCATGTCAAAATCTTTCACTAAGAGGCGGGATGCAGATTCTGTAAGGGCGGCTGTGAGATCGTTGAGGAAGGAAGCTAGGGCGTGGTTCAATGAGAAGGGAACTGGTTTAGATTCCGGAGCTGATGATGTATATGCCAAAGCTTCAGCCTGGTACCATGTCACATATCATCCTGattattttggtacatacaacGAGGGGCTGAATCGTGACCATTTCATCAGCTTTCCATGGTGCGTTTATGACAAGCTCGTCCTCATCAAAAAGGATAAAGCAAGTATACACATGTCATCTCTAGGACGCCAATTCTGGGATGGGTTGCATTTGAGTTGA
- the LOC137737700 gene encoding large ribosomal subunit protein uL15c-like, with product MATSLLFLPPAPPLSFPSSSFKGNARNLGQKLCSVPSVKVTGATERRPLVILNKAAASTVGAPVGNVRFRLDNLGPQPGSRKKGKRKGRGIAAGQGNSCGFGMRGQKSRSGPGVRPGFEGGQMPLYRRLPKLKGIAGGMSAGLPKYVPVNLKDIEAAGFQEGEEVSLQTLKNKGLINPSGRERKLPLKILGDGELSVKLDIKARAFSAAAKEKLEAAGCNLTVLPGRKKWVKPSVAKNLARADEYFAKKRAAAAATDSVSA from the exons ATGGCAACCTCCCTGCTCTTTCTTCCTCCGGCTCCACCTCTCAGCTTTCCTTCTTCCTCTTTCAAg GGAAATGCGAGAAACTTGGGGCAAAAACTGTGTAGCGTTCCCTCCGTCAAGGTGACCGGAGCTACAGAAAGAAGACCACTGGTGATTTTGAATAAGGCGGCGGCGTCCACAGTCGGGGCTCCGGTCGGCAATGTGCGGTTCAGGCTGGACAATTTGGGCCCGCAGCCCGGGTCCAGAAAGAAGGGCAAGAGAAAGGGAAGAGGTATAGCAGCCGGGCAAGGGAACAGCTGCGGGTTCGGTATGCGGGGACAGAAGTCTCGGTCCGGACCCGGCGTCCGCCCTGGATTTGAAGGCGGTCAGATGCCGCTTTACCGTCGACTTCCCAAACTTAAGGGAATTGCTGGAG GTATGAGTGCGGGGCTACCGAAGTATGTCCCTGTTAACTTGAAAGACATAGAAGCCGCAGGGTTTCAAGAAGGCGAAGAAGTGTCATTGCAAACTTTGAAGAACAAGGGTTTGATCAACCCATCCGGAAGAGAACGGAAACTCCCTTTGAAG ATTCTTGGTGATGGGGAGCTAAGTGTGAAGCTGGATATAAAGGCACGTGCCTTCTCAGCAGCGGCGAAGGAGAAACTAGAGGCTGCTGGCTGCAACCTCACTGTATTGCCGGGTAGGAAGAAGTGGGTAAAGCCATCGGTTGCCAAGAACCTTGCACGTGCTGATGAATACTTTGCCAAGAAacgagctgctgctgctgcaaccGATTCTGTGTCTGCATAG